The sequence GTAGCCCGGGGTCCGCTTCTGCTGCGACCCTGAGAGGGGCGTCCGTCGCGGCGGGGGCCGCCGCCACGGCTATCGCTGCCCCGCCCGGTCTGGGGCCTGGGGGGACGGCGGTCCGAAATGTGGCGTTTGGGTGCGGCCGCTCCGCCCGGGGCTTCCTTGCCCTCGGCCGCCGACTGGTGCTGGGCCTCCAACTCCTTCTGGAAACTGGCCCGGCCCTCGATGATGGCGTCGGCCGCCAGGCCGGTGATCAGCTTGATGGAGCGCAGGGCGTCGTCGTTGGCCGGGATGGGATAGTCTATGTCATCGGGGTCGACGTTGGTGTCCACCATGGCCACCACCGGCACCTCCAGCCGTTTGGCCTCGGCGATGGCCAGCTTCTCCTTTTTGCAGTCAACCACGAATACCGCGCCCGGCAGCCGGTGCATTTCCTTGACGCCGCAGAGCACGGTCTCTAATTTTTTCTGCTCCCGTTCCAGCCCCAGTATTTCCTTCTTGGTGTATCCGGCAAAATTTGCGGCCGACAGTTTGTCCAGGTCCTTTAAACGGCGGATGCTTTTCTGGATGGTGGCGAAATTGGTCAAAAGCCCGCCCAGCCAGCGCTCCGAAACATAGTGCATCTGGCAGCGCGTCGCCTCTTCCTTGATGACGTCGGCCGCCTGCTTCTTGGTGCCCACGAACATAAACTCGTCGCCCTGCTCGGCCATTTTCCGGATGACGCTCAGCGAAGTCTCCAGGCATTTCATGGTCTTCTGGAGATCAATGATGTGGATGCCGTCGCGCTGGTCGAAGATGTACTTCTTCATCTTGGGGTTCCAGCGGGGGGCCTGGTGGCCGAAATGGACCCCAGCCTCCAGCAGGTCTTTGATGGTGTAATTGGCCAAAGAGAAATCCTCCTGAAATTCGGACGTGTGTAATAAAGCTTACAGCCTTAAGCTTAAAGCTGTAAGCTCGTTGATATTAACGTTTGGAGAACTGGAAGCGCTTGCGGGCCTTTTTCTGGCCGTATTTCTTGCGCTCTTTTTCCCGGGGATCGCGGGTCAGCAGCCCGCTGAATTTTAACGACGGGCGCATTTCTTGGGAGGCCAGCAGCAAGGCCCGGGAGATGCCCAGGGTCAATGCCCCGGCCTGGCCGGCGATGCCGCCGCCGTCCACCTTGGCGGTGACGTCGTATTTGCCCACGGTGGAGGTCAGCTCGAACGGCCTCTTGACCTGCATCACCAGGGTGGGCCGGCAAAGGTAATCCTCGCAGGTGCGCTGGTTGACTGTGATCCGGCCCTGGCCGGGAACCATTTTAACTTGGGCCACCGAACGTTTGCGTCTTCCGGTTGCCTTGTAAACAGCCTGGTCCATTGATCCTCCTAATGTTTTGGGGAATTGGGAATTTTTCTGAAAGAATAAGATTACAGGGTCACTGCCTTGGGTCCCTGGGCGATGTGGGGATGTTCGCCCCCGACGTAAACGTGCAGTTTGCTGAAATTGGAGCGGGCCAGGGTGGTCTTGGGCAGCATGCCTTTGACCGCCAGCTCGATCACCTTCTCCGGCCGCTTGACCATCAGGTCCTGGTATTTGTCGGTCCTTAAACCGCCCTGAAACCCGCTGTGGCGCTTGAGGGTCTTGTTTTGCAGTTTGCTGCCGGTAAGCCGCACCTTGGCGGCGTTGACAACCACCACGTGATCGCCGCAGTCCAGGTTGGGGGTATATTGCGGCTTGCCCTTGCCCCGTAGCACCTGGGCCACCTTGGAGGCCAGCCGTCCCAGCGGAATACCGCTGGCATCGACCAGAAACCATTTTTGCTCCAGTTCGCCCTTTTTGGCAACATAGGTCTTCATAGAAATCTTTGGTCCTCCTGAATTAGCTAATTATAAGCCCCCAAAGCTGTTAT comes from candidate division TA06 bacterium and encodes:
- the rplM gene encoding 50S ribosomal protein L13, translated to MKTYVAKKGELEQKWFLVDASGIPLGRLASKVAQVLRGKGKPQYTPNLDCGDHVVVVNAAKVRLTGSKLQNKTLKRHSGFQGGLRTDKYQDLMVKRPEKVIELAVKGMLPKTTLARSNFSKLHVYVGGEHPHIAQGPKAVTL
- the rpsB gene encoding 30S ribosomal protein S2, producing the protein MANYTIKDLLEAGVHFGHQAPRWNPKMKKYIFDQRDGIHIIDLQKTMKCLETSLSVIRKMAEQGDEFMFVGTKKQAADVIKEEATRCQMHYVSERWLGGLLTNFATIQKSIRRLKDLDKLSAANFAGYTKKEILGLEREQKKLETVLCGVKEMHRLPGAVFVVDCKKEKLAIAEAKRLEVPVVAMVDTNVDPDDIDYPIPANDDALRSIKLITGLAADAIIEGRASFQKELEAQHQSAAEGKEAPGGAAAPKRHISDRRPPRPQTGRGSDSRGGGPRRDGRPSQGRSRSGPRATAHTAPRPAAHAAPKAEVKTEVKAEVKTEEKK
- the rpsI gene encoding 30S ribosomal protein S9, producing MDQAVYKATGRRKRSVAQVKMVPGQGRITVNQRTCEDYLCRPTLVMQVKRPFELTSTVGKYDVTAKVDGGGIAGQAGALTLGISRALLLASQEMRPSLKFSGLLTRDPREKERKKYGQKKARKRFQFSKR